In Pseudomonas abieticivorans, the genomic window TCACGCAGCGTCACCCAGTTGATGCCGTACAGCGGCACCAGCGCGCCCTTGATCTCCCGGCCCAGCAATGCGTAGAAGCGCCGGGGCAGTGACGGCTCGATGCGGCTTTCGATATTGATCATGGAGATGAAACACAGGGTGTTGCCTTTGAGTTCCTGTTCAAAACACACCTCGTTGGCCAGCATCCATTGGTAAGCCTCCTCCAGCTCAGCCAACGTCACCCCCATCTTCTGCGCATACAGGCCCAAGTGTTGCCCCAGGTTGTTGGAGTGAAAAATCCGGTGCTTCATGGTTGGCTTCCTGCGGGTGTCTGAGGTTGGGCGGGCGCGGCGGCGAGGCGCTTGGCCTCGCGCAGGCTGAGCCCGAGAAACAGCCAGAACAGGGCGATCAACACCGTGGTAAAGCTGAAGTAGTGGTCGAACAGGCCGCTGACCAGGGCGGCCATGACGCCGCTGGTGCAGCCCAGCCAAATCGCGTTGTCATGGGTCAGTATCAGCGACTTGGTTTGCGGCCGGCTGTGCTTCCACCAACTCCAGATCACCGCGCAGAAAAACAGCATGCCCAGCACGCCGAGTTTGTACACGTAGTTGAGCCAGAGGTTGGAAATACCGTACAGGCCGCTGTCAGGCACCGGCGGGTCGACTTTGAAGCCGATGCCGAACGGATAGCGCGCCATGGCCTCGGGGAAGTTGGCGTACTCATCGAAGCGCACTGAAGTACTCGCGTCATTGCTGGAGAACAGCGCCAGCACGCGCTCTTGCAGTGGTGGGTATAGCACCAGCGTCAAGGCACCGAGTACCAGCGCGGTCATGAGCACGCGCCCGGTGTACGGCACCTTGCGGCTGGCCATCCAGAGCAAGACCACCGCCAGGCTCAACAGCGCGCCGCGCGAGCCGGTCATCAGCAACCCAAGCCCGCCCAGCAACGTGACGGCCAAGCCCAGCGCCCGCGGCCAACCCTTGCGGGTCAGGCCGAAGCAGGCAGCCAGCGGCAGCAACATGGCCAAGGCACCGCCGGTGACGTTGGGGTGCATCCAGGTCGACCCCATCCGCGAGTTGAAACTGGCCAGGCCTTTCTCCACCGCCTCGGTGGAGCTGTAGCCAAGGCTCTCCAGGATCGGCGTGATGGAGGAGGCCGTGCCGTTCTTCAGGTACACCGGAATCGACAGCAGCAGCATGGCCAAGGTGCCCAACAGGATGCCGATGATCATCTGCTCGCGCGCCTGGCGGGTATCAAGCAGGCGCGGCACCAGGAACAACGTGGACAGGTTGAACAGCCAGCGCACCCAGTTCACCGGCCCGTTGCCGTCGGCCTTGATCACGATCAGGCCGATAATGAACGGGAACACGCTGAACAGCATGAACGCGATCAGCAGGCGTTCGGTGGGCAGGCGCTGGCTGCGCGGCCCGGTCTGGCCAAACAGGGCCTGGGCCATCAGGCTGGCCCAGACCAGCATGATCAAGGCCTCGGAGACGGTGGTGCGAATGCCGACTTCGACGGTGGTGTAGGGCAGGAAGGTGGCGATCACGGCAAACAGCAGCAACCCCCATAGCGGCTTTCTGATGACCGTGACAATGGCGGCAATGCCGACCAGGGCGGCAGCCACCTTGAAGGCAGGCAGCAACCAGGCCATCACGCCAAAGACCAGGCTGAAAATCAGGGCGAGCGGGAACGCCAACGGCATCAGCACAACTCCTCGAACAATTCGTTGAAACGCAGGCGGTAGGCTTCCAGGCCATAGCCTTTGGCCCAGGCTTTCAATGCCTCGCGGTCTTCAACCGGTGGCGTGGCCAGGCTCAGCATCAGGTCGACCAGCGCTTGCGTGTCGGTCGGTGAAAAACGCGGGCTGCCTGGCGGGGTTACTTCATCCAGCGACGAACCGCTGGCCACCGCCACCGGCGTGCCCTGGCCCAGGGCCTCGACCACTGGCAAGCCGAAGCCCTCGGCGTACGAGGGTTGCCACAGGCGCTCGGCGTGCCGGTACAGGCCCTGCAGTTCGGCATCGCTGACACCTTCGATGAAGTGCACGCCATACAGGTGCTGCTGGTTGATCGGCAGGTGCGGGGCGGGGCCCACCAACACCAGTTCCGGTACCTGCGGGTCGCGTTGGCGCGCCTGTTGCCAGGCGTCGATGAACCACGGCATGTTTTTGCGCGGCTCGCGGGTACCGACCGCCAGCCAGTAGCGTGCCGGCAAGGCCAGGTGCCCCAGGTCAGCCGGCTCGCCGGTGAATTCGCTGACCAGATTGGGCAGCACGCGGACCTTGTCGCAGGCCTTGGGGAAGTGCTTCACCAACTCGTCGGCCGTGAACTGCGAGGGCGTCCAGATGCGGTCCGCCACCTTCACCGACCAGGCGATGGACAGGCGGTCGGTGACCCCGTACACCCATTTGCGCAGGCGCGAGGCGTGGCTATTGGTCAAGGTCAGTTGGAACAGGTCGTGCAGTTGCAGTACGTAGCGCAGGCCGGCTGGCTTGCGGCCGATGGGCAGGCCCATGTTCACGTTGCACATGTACAGTTCGATCTCGGCTTGCTGCAAGGCCTTGGGTAGGAATAGCGCCTCGAACTTGAACCGCTCTGGCAGCCGGTGGAAGCCGTTCAACGGCGTGCCCCAGCGGGGGCAGTGGACCTTGCGGCGGATGGGGTGGTCTTCGGGGGCAATGCCGAACAGTTGCACGCTGTTTTCGGGGCGTGCGCGAAAGGCTGCTTCCAAGGCTTTGTTCTGGCGGCCGATGCCGCTGTCGGGAAAGCAGGTGGCGAGGCGGTAATCCAATCCTATGCGCATACGCTGGCATCTTCCATGGGGTGCAACAGGCGAGAGTAAACCTGCTCCAGTTGGGCGGCGGCCACGCTCCAGTCGTGCGCTTGGCGCACGTACTGGCGGGCGGCCTGGGAAAGCCGGGTCAAGCGCTGTGGATCGCCCAGCACTTGGGCAAGCTGGTTGGCCAGGGCCATGGGGTCATCGCTGCCCAGGTAATGCTCGCCTTGGGTGACCGCAAGGCCCGATACGCCCTGGGCCGTGGTGACCACCGGCAGCCCCGCGGCCATGGCTTCCAGT contains:
- a CDS encoding O-antigen ligase family protein; its protein translation is MPLAFPLALIFSLVFGVMAWLLPAFKVAAALVGIAAIVTVIRKPLWGLLLFAVIATFLPYTTVEVGIRTTVSEALIMLVWASLMAQALFGQTGPRSQRLPTERLLIAFMLFSVFPFIIGLIVIKADGNGPVNWVRWLFNLSTLFLVPRLLDTRQAREQMIIGILLGTLAMLLLSIPVYLKNGTASSITPILESLGYSSTEAVEKGLASFNSRMGSTWMHPNVTGGALAMLLPLAACFGLTRKGWPRALGLAVTLLGGLGLLMTGSRGALLSLAVVLLWMASRKVPYTGRVLMTALVLGALTLVLYPPLQERVLALFSSNDASTSVRFDEYANFPEAMARYPFGIGFKVDPPVPDSGLYGISNLWLNYVYKLGVLGMLFFCAVIWSWWKHSRPQTKSLILTHDNAIWLGCTSGVMAALVSGLFDHYFSFTTVLIALFWLFLGLSLREAKRLAAAPAQPQTPAGSQP
- a CDS encoding glycosyltransferase family 4 protein; the protein is MRIGLDYRLATCFPDSGIGRQNKALEAAFRARPENSVQLFGIAPEDHPIRRKVHCPRWGTPLNGFHRLPERFKFEALFLPKALQQAEIELYMCNVNMGLPIGRKPAGLRYVLQLHDLFQLTLTNSHASRLRKWVYGVTDRLSIAWSVKVADRIWTPSQFTADELVKHFPKACDKVRVLPNLVSEFTGEPADLGHLALPARYWLAVGTREPRKNMPWFIDAWQQARQRDPQVPELVLVGPAPHLPINQQHLYGVHFIEGVSDAELQGLYRHAERLWQPSYAEGFGLPVVEALGQGTPVAVASGSSLDEVTPPGSPRFSPTDTQALVDLMLSLATPPVEDREALKAWAKGYGLEAYRLRFNELFEELC